A genomic segment from Helicobacter sp. NHP19-012 encodes:
- a CDS encoding MBOAT family O-acyltransferase yields the protein MLFNSVEFIFMFLPLSFLGYFVLSRWSALGAKAFLVGASLFFYAYWNVKYLPLILISIIFNYAIVQAMWVRPKQAKAWLVCGIIANVALLGYFKYADFFLSNFNALFSTSVNLLHLALPLAISFFTLQQLTFLLDSYAKIETEKKPQAGFSNFLDYTLFVTFFPQLIAGPIVHHQEMMPQFAKDSNKRISLDNIASGIFIFAIGLFKKVVIADSLAKVATMGFDTSKVLSALEGWMTSLAYTFQLYFDFSGYTDMAIGAALLFNIRLPQNFNSPYKATSMVEYWQRWHMTLSRFIFDYLYVSVARMFSQITFHTSMLAIFIAFLIAGLWHGASWMFVFFGLLHGLGVVVNHYWSKKVRKKYKLKPLPVWLGWFITFNYVNITEVFFRAKDWGDALKVLKAMFLMSGFKNYFFSRELDYTSKYFIGTAAVLALVITFCFKNSCQVLESFKPSLWRLGWTYATISFIGYYVLVYVNRVSEFIYFNF from the coding sequence ATGCTTTTTAATTCTGTAGAGTTTATTTTTATGTTTTTGCCTTTGAGCTTTTTAGGCTATTTTGTTTTAAGCCGTTGGAGTGCTTTGGGGGCGAAGGCGTTTTTAGTGGGGGCGAGCTTGTTTTTTTACGCCTATTGGAATGTCAAATACCTCCCCCTCATTTTAATTTCCATTATTTTTAACTACGCCATTGTGCAAGCGATGTGGGTGCGCCCTAAGCAGGCTAAAGCGTGGCTTGTTTGTGGGATCATCGCCAATGTGGCTTTGCTGGGCTATTTCAAATACGCCGACTTCTTTCTTAGCAACTTCAACGCGCTCTTTAGCACCTCTGTAAATCTCTTGCATTTAGCGTTGCCTTTAGCCATTAGCTTTTTCACCTTGCAACAACTCACCTTTTTGCTCGACAGTTATGCCAAAATCGAAACAGAGAAAAAACCCCAAGCTGGCTTTTCTAATTTCTTAGACTATACCTTGTTCGTAACCTTCTTCCCTCAGCTCATCGCGGGTCCCATCGTCCACCACCAAGAGATGATGCCCCAATTTGCTAAAGACAGCAATAAACGCATCTCTTTAGATAACATTGCTAGTGGGATTTTTATCTTTGCCATCGGGCTTTTTAAAAAGGTGGTGATCGCCGACAGCCTCGCCAAAGTCGCCACTATGGGTTTTGACACCTCTAAGGTGCTCTCTGCTTTAGAGGGGTGGATGACTTCTTTAGCCTACACTTTCCAACTCTACTTTGACTTTAGCGGGTATACAGACATGGCAATCGGGGCAGCTTTACTCTTTAATATCCGCCTGCCCCAAAACTTCAACAGCCCTTACAAGGCAACGAGCATGGTGGAGTATTGGCAAAGATGGCACATGACATTGAGTCGCTTTATTTTTGATTATCTCTATGTATCTGTGGCGCGCATGTTTTCTCAAATCACTTTCCACACCTCAATGCTAGCTATTTTCATCGCTTTTTTGATCGCCGGGCTTTGGCATGGGGCGAGCTGGATGTTTGTTTTCTTTGGGCTCTTGCATGGGCTAGGCGTGGTGGTCAATCACTACTGGTCTAAGAAAGTGCGCAAAAAATACAAGCTTAAGCCCCTCCCCGTGTGGTTGGGGTGGTTTATCACCTTTAACTATGTGAACATTACAGAAGTGTTTTTTAGAGCAAAAGACTGGGGGGACGCGCTTAAAGTGCTTAAGGCGATGTTTTTGATGAGTGGATTTAAAAATTATTTCTTTAGTAGAGAGCTAGATTATACCAGCAAATATTTCATTGGAACTGCGGCTGTTTTAGCCCTTGTGATCACCTTTTGTTTTAAAAATAGTTGCCAAGTTTTAGAAAGTTTTAAACCCTCTTTATGGCGTTTAGGCTGGACCTATGCCACAATTTCTTTTATTGGGTATTATGTGCTGGTTTATGTCAACCGCGTGTCTGAATTCATTTACTTTAACTTTTAG